In Chaetodon trifascialis isolate fChaTrf1 chromosome 6, fChaTrf1.hap1, whole genome shotgun sequence, one DNA window encodes the following:
- the ap1b1 gene encoding AP-1 complex subunit beta-1 isoform X4, with product MKWEGTKAITAPTTPVTENRQFGSKMTDSKYFTTTKKGEIFELKAELNSDKKEKKKEAVKKVIASMTVGKDVSALFPDVVNCMQTDNLELKKLVYLYLMNYAKSQPDMAIMAVNTFVKDCEDPNPLIRALAVRTMGCIRVDKITEYLCEPLRKCLKDEDPYVRKTAAVCVAKLHDINAQLVEDQGFLDTLKDLISDSNPMVVANAVAALSEIAESHPNSNLLDLNPQTINKLLTALNECTEWGQIFILDCLANYTPRDDRESQSICERVTPRLSHANSAVVLSAVKVLMKFMEMLPKDLDYYGTLLKKLAPPLVTLLSAEPELQYVALRNINLIVQRRPEILKHEMKVFFVKYNDPIYVKLEKLDIMIRLASQANIAQVLAELKEYATEVDVDFVRKAVRAIGRCAIKVEQSAERCVSTLLDLIQTKVNYVVQEAIVVIKDIFRKYPNKYESVIATLCENLDSLDEPEARAAMIWIVGEYAERIDNADELLESFLEGFHDESTQVQLQLLTAIVKLFLKKPTETQELVQQVLSLATQDSDNPDLRDRGYIYWRLLSTDPVAAKEVVLAEKPLISEETDLIEPTLLEELICHIGTLASVYHKPPSAFVEGSRGVQHKRLPGSAGSGESVDSPDTGSAAGVSEAPPAVIPSQGDLLGDLLNLDLTPPTATGPPPAPSSGMQMGAMDLLGGGLDSLVGLLRTTLGGDLGGSPAMGAGFGAPAAAMPATFSAPVSGGLDDLFDLGGGVGMPMGAYSPPKTVWLPAMKAKGLEISGTFARRAGVIQMEMTLTNKAMSVMTDFAIQFNRNSFGLAPAGPLQVLTPLSPNQSIEVALPLSTVGPVMKMEPLSNLQVAVKNNIDVFYFSCQYPISMLFVEDGKMERQVFLATWKDIPNDNESQFQIKDCHLSSDAASSKLQGSNVFTIAKRTVEGQDMLYQSMKLTNGIWVLAELRVQAGNPNYTVSLKCRAPEVSQCVFQSYEAMLKN from the exons ATGAAGTGGGAGGGGACGAAGGCCATCACAGCCCCTACTACGCCTGTCACG GAGAATCGACAATTTGGATCCAAGATGACGGACTCCAAGTACTTCACCACCACCAAGAAAG GTGAGATCTTTGAGCTCAAAGCAGAGCTTAACAGCGataagaaagagaagaagaaggaggctGTGAAGAAGGTCATTGCTTCTATGACAGTTGGAAAGGATGTTAG TGCTCTGTTCCCAGATGTTGTGAACTGCATGCAGACGGACAACCTGGAGCTGAAAAAGCTGGTCTACCTCTACCTGATGAACTATGCCAAGAGTCAGCCAGACATGGCTATCATGGCTGTTAACACCTTTGTAAAG GACTGTGAAGACCCTAACCCTCTAATCCGGGCCCTTGCTGTTCGTACAATGGGCTGCATCCGTGTGGACAAGATCACAGAGTACCTCTGTGAGCCGCTGAGGAAATGTCTGAAGGATGAAGACCCCTACGTGAGGAAGACGGCCGCTGTGTGTGTAGCAAAGCTGCATGATATCAACGCCCAGTTGGTCGAGGACCAAGGCTTCCTGGACACCCTTAAAGACCTCATATCGGACTCCAACCCCATG GTTGTAGCAAACGCAGTGGCTGCGCTGTCTGAGATAGCAGAGTCTCACCCAAACAGTAATCTACTGGACCTGAACCCTCAGACCATCAACAAGCTGCTGACAGCTTTAAATGAGTGTACAGAGTGGGGACAGATATTCATTCTTGACTGCCTGGCCAATTACACACCTCGTGATGATCGTGAGTCCCAAAG CATCTGTGAGCGTGTGACCCCGCGGCTCTCGCATGCAAACTCTGCAGTGGTGTTGTCAGCGGTTAAAGTTTTAATGAAGTTCATGGAAATGCTGCCCAAAGACTTGGACTACTACGGCACCCTGCTGAAGAAGCTCGCCCCTCCGCTGgtcactctcctctctgctgagcCTGAGCTGCAATATGTGGCCCTCAGAAACATCAACCTCATCGTACAGAGACG CCCAGAGATCCTGAAGCACGAGATGAAGGTTTTCTTTGTAAAGTACAATGACCCAATCTATGTCAAACTGGAGAAGCTGGACATCATGATTCGCCTAGCATCCCAAGCCAACATTGCCCAG GTCCTGGCTGAGCTGAAGGAGTACGCCACTGAGGTGGATGTGGACTTTGTCCGTAAAGCGGTCAGAGCTATTGGCCGCTGTGCCATCAAAGTAGAG CAATCAGCAGAGCGCTGTGTGAGCACACTGCTCGACCTCATCCAAACCAAGGTTAATTATGTGGTGCAGGAGGCCATTGTGGTCATCAAGGACATCTTCCGCAAGTACCCCAACAA GTATGAGAGTGTGATTGCCACTCTGTGTGAAAACCTGGACTCCCTGGATGAGCCGGAGGCACGCGCCGCCATGATCTGGATTGTGGGAGAGTACGCCGAGCGCATCGACAACGCCGATGAGCTGCTGGAGAGCTTTTTGGAGGGTTTCCACGATGAAAGCACTCAG GTGCAGCTGCAGCTACTGACGGCAATCGTCAAGTTGTTCCTGAAAAAGCCTACGGAGACACAGGAGCTAGTACAGCAGGTGTTGAGCCTTGCTAcacag GACTCTGATAACCCAGACCTCAGAGACCGCGGGTACATCTACTGGCGTCTGCTGTCCACAGACCCTGTGGCTGCTAAGGAGGTGGTTCTGGCCGAGAAGCCGCTGATCTCTGAGGAGACAGATCTGATTGAGCCCAcgctgctggaggagctcatCTGCCACATTGGTACTCTGGCCTCTGTCTACCACAAGCCTCCCAGTGCCTTTGTTGAGGGCAGCCGTGGTGTTCAGCACAAGAGACTCCCTGGCAGTGCTGGATC TGGAGAGAGTGTTGACAGCCCAGATacaggctctgctgctggagtttcTGAGGCGCCCCCTGCCGTCATCCCATCCCAGGGAGACCTCCTGGGAGATCTGCTTAATCTGGACCTGACGCCTCCTACTGCCACCGGACCACCACCAGCCCCCTCCTCTGGGATGCAGATGGGTGCTATGGACCTTCTTGGAGGTGGACTGGACAGCCTGGTAGGTCTTCTGCGCACCACT CTTGGTGGAGACCTTGGAGGAAGTCCTGCT ATGGGGGCTGGTTTTGGTGCACCTGCAGCTGCAATGCCAGCCACTTTCAGTGCCCCTGTCAGCGGCGGTCTGGATGACCTGTTTGATCTGGGAGGTGGAGTTGGTATGCCCATGGGAGCCTACAGCCCCCCTAAAACA GTTTGGCTTCCAGCCATGAAGGCCAAGGGTCTGGAGATATCTGGCACGTTTGCCCGCCGAGCTGGGGTCATCCAAATGGAGATGACCCTCACTAATAAAGCTATGAGTGTCATGACTGATTTTGCCATCCAGTTTAACAGGAACAG CTTTGGTCTCGCTCCAGCTGGTCCACTCCAGGTTCTCACCCCTCTTAGCCCAAACCAGAGTATTGAAGTGGCCCTTCCCCTCAGCACTGTCGGACCTGTCATGAAGATGGAGCCTCTCAGTAACCTGCAG GTGGCTGTTAAGAACAACATTGACGTATTCTACTTCAGCTGCCAGTACCCCATCAGCATGCTGTTTGTAGAGGACGGGAAGATGG AGCGACAGGTGTTCCTCGCCACATGGAAAGACATTCCTAATGACAATGAGTCCCAGTTTCAGATCAAAGACTGCCATCTCAGCTCAG ATGCAGCCTCCAGCAAACTGCAGGGTAGCAACGTCTTCACCATAGCCAAGCGTACAGTGGAGGGTCAGGACATGCTGTATCAGTCCATGAAACTCACCAATGGCATCTGGGTGCTGGCTGAGCTGAGGGTGCAGGCAGGAAATCCAAACTACACG
- the ap1b1 gene encoding AP-1 complex subunit beta-1 isoform X1, with protein MKWEGTKAITAPTTPVTENRQFGSKMTDSKYFTTTKKGEIFELKAELNSDKKEKKKEAVKKVIASMTVGKDVSALFPDVVNCMQTDNLELKKLVYLYLMNYAKSQPDMAIMAVNTFVKDCEDPNPLIRALAVRTMGCIRVDKITEYLCEPLRKCLKDEDPYVRKTAAVCVAKLHDINAQLVEDQGFLDTLKDLISDSNPMVVANAVAALSEIAESHPNSNLLDLNPQTINKLLTALNECTEWGQIFILDCLANYTPRDDRESQSICERVTPRLSHANSAVVLSAVKVLMKFMEMLPKDLDYYGTLLKKLAPPLVTLLSAEPELQYVALRNINLIVQRRPEILKHEMKVFFVKYNDPIYVKLEKLDIMIRLASQANIAQVLAELKEYATEVDVDFVRKAVRAIGRCAIKVEQSAERCVSTLLDLIQTKVNYVVQEAIVVIKDIFRKYPNKYESVIATLCENLDSLDEPEARAAMIWIVGEYAERIDNADELLESFLEGFHDESTQVQLQLLTAIVKLFLKKPTETQELVQQVLSLATQDSDNPDLRDRGYIYWRLLSTDPVAAKEVVLAEKPLISEETDLIEPTLLEELICHIGTLASVYHKPPSAFVEGSRGVQHKRLPGSAGSGESVDSPDTGSAAGVSEAPPAVIPSQGDLLGDLLNLDLTPPTATGPPPAPSSGMQMGAMDLLGGGLDSLMGDESEPPPIPLRTDTPQSPQLSHQSPSPPDYSPTELGGDLGGSPAMGAGFGAPAAAMPATFSAPVSGGLDDLFDLGGGVGMPMGAYSPPKTVWLPAMKAKGLEISGTFARRAGVIQMEMTLTNKAMSVMTDFAIQFNRNSFGLAPAGPLQVLTPLSPNQSIEVALPLSTVGPVMKMEPLSNLQVAVKNNIDVFYFSCQYPISMLFVEDGKMERQVFLATWKDIPNDNESQFQIKDCHLSSDAASSKLQGSNVFTIAKRTVEGQDMLYQSMKLTNGIWVLAELRVQAGNPNYTVSLKCRAPEVSQCVFQSYEAMLKN; from the exons ATGAAGTGGGAGGGGACGAAGGCCATCACAGCCCCTACTACGCCTGTCACG GAGAATCGACAATTTGGATCCAAGATGACGGACTCCAAGTACTTCACCACCACCAAGAAAG GTGAGATCTTTGAGCTCAAAGCAGAGCTTAACAGCGataagaaagagaagaagaaggaggctGTGAAGAAGGTCATTGCTTCTATGACAGTTGGAAAGGATGTTAG TGCTCTGTTCCCAGATGTTGTGAACTGCATGCAGACGGACAACCTGGAGCTGAAAAAGCTGGTCTACCTCTACCTGATGAACTATGCCAAGAGTCAGCCAGACATGGCTATCATGGCTGTTAACACCTTTGTAAAG GACTGTGAAGACCCTAACCCTCTAATCCGGGCCCTTGCTGTTCGTACAATGGGCTGCATCCGTGTGGACAAGATCACAGAGTACCTCTGTGAGCCGCTGAGGAAATGTCTGAAGGATGAAGACCCCTACGTGAGGAAGACGGCCGCTGTGTGTGTAGCAAAGCTGCATGATATCAACGCCCAGTTGGTCGAGGACCAAGGCTTCCTGGACACCCTTAAAGACCTCATATCGGACTCCAACCCCATG GTTGTAGCAAACGCAGTGGCTGCGCTGTCTGAGATAGCAGAGTCTCACCCAAACAGTAATCTACTGGACCTGAACCCTCAGACCATCAACAAGCTGCTGACAGCTTTAAATGAGTGTACAGAGTGGGGACAGATATTCATTCTTGACTGCCTGGCCAATTACACACCTCGTGATGATCGTGAGTCCCAAAG CATCTGTGAGCGTGTGACCCCGCGGCTCTCGCATGCAAACTCTGCAGTGGTGTTGTCAGCGGTTAAAGTTTTAATGAAGTTCATGGAAATGCTGCCCAAAGACTTGGACTACTACGGCACCCTGCTGAAGAAGCTCGCCCCTCCGCTGgtcactctcctctctgctgagcCTGAGCTGCAATATGTGGCCCTCAGAAACATCAACCTCATCGTACAGAGACG CCCAGAGATCCTGAAGCACGAGATGAAGGTTTTCTTTGTAAAGTACAATGACCCAATCTATGTCAAACTGGAGAAGCTGGACATCATGATTCGCCTAGCATCCCAAGCCAACATTGCCCAG GTCCTGGCTGAGCTGAAGGAGTACGCCACTGAGGTGGATGTGGACTTTGTCCGTAAAGCGGTCAGAGCTATTGGCCGCTGTGCCATCAAAGTAGAG CAATCAGCAGAGCGCTGTGTGAGCACACTGCTCGACCTCATCCAAACCAAGGTTAATTATGTGGTGCAGGAGGCCATTGTGGTCATCAAGGACATCTTCCGCAAGTACCCCAACAA GTATGAGAGTGTGATTGCCACTCTGTGTGAAAACCTGGACTCCCTGGATGAGCCGGAGGCACGCGCCGCCATGATCTGGATTGTGGGAGAGTACGCCGAGCGCATCGACAACGCCGATGAGCTGCTGGAGAGCTTTTTGGAGGGTTTCCACGATGAAAGCACTCAG GTGCAGCTGCAGCTACTGACGGCAATCGTCAAGTTGTTCCTGAAAAAGCCTACGGAGACACAGGAGCTAGTACAGCAGGTGTTGAGCCTTGCTAcacag GACTCTGATAACCCAGACCTCAGAGACCGCGGGTACATCTACTGGCGTCTGCTGTCCACAGACCCTGTGGCTGCTAAGGAGGTGGTTCTGGCCGAGAAGCCGCTGATCTCTGAGGAGACAGATCTGATTGAGCCCAcgctgctggaggagctcatCTGCCACATTGGTACTCTGGCCTCTGTCTACCACAAGCCTCCCAGTGCCTTTGTTGAGGGCAGCCGTGGTGTTCAGCACAAGAGACTCCCTGGCAGTGCTGGATC TGGAGAGAGTGTTGACAGCCCAGATacaggctctgctgctggagtttcTGAGGCGCCCCCTGCCGTCATCCCATCCCAGGGAGACCTCCTGGGAGATCTGCTTAATCTGGACCTGACGCCTCCTACTGCCACCGGACCACCACCAGCCCCCTCCTCTGGGATGCAGATGGGTGCTATGGACCTTCTTGGAGGTGGACTGGACAGCCTG ATGGGGGATGAGTCTGAGCCG CCACCCATTCCCCTGCGGACGGACACTCCTCAGTCACCTCAGCTCTCTCATCAGTCCCCATCGCCCCCAGATTACAGCCCCACTGAG CTTGGTGGAGACCTTGGAGGAAGTCCTGCT ATGGGGGCTGGTTTTGGTGCACCTGCAGCTGCAATGCCAGCCACTTTCAGTGCCCCTGTCAGCGGCGGTCTGGATGACCTGTTTGATCTGGGAGGTGGAGTTGGTATGCCCATGGGAGCCTACAGCCCCCCTAAAACA GTTTGGCTTCCAGCCATGAAGGCCAAGGGTCTGGAGATATCTGGCACGTTTGCCCGCCGAGCTGGGGTCATCCAAATGGAGATGACCCTCACTAATAAAGCTATGAGTGTCATGACTGATTTTGCCATCCAGTTTAACAGGAACAG CTTTGGTCTCGCTCCAGCTGGTCCACTCCAGGTTCTCACCCCTCTTAGCCCAAACCAGAGTATTGAAGTGGCCCTTCCCCTCAGCACTGTCGGACCTGTCATGAAGATGGAGCCTCTCAGTAACCTGCAG GTGGCTGTTAAGAACAACATTGACGTATTCTACTTCAGCTGCCAGTACCCCATCAGCATGCTGTTTGTAGAGGACGGGAAGATGG AGCGACAGGTGTTCCTCGCCACATGGAAAGACATTCCTAATGACAATGAGTCCCAGTTTCAGATCAAAGACTGCCATCTCAGCTCAG ATGCAGCCTCCAGCAAACTGCAGGGTAGCAACGTCTTCACCATAGCCAAGCGTACAGTGGAGGGTCAGGACATGCTGTATCAGTCCATGAAACTCACCAATGGCATCTGGGTGCTGGCTGAGCTGAGGGTGCAGGCAGGAAATCCAAACTACACG
- the ap1b1 gene encoding AP-1 complex subunit beta-1 isoform X3 encodes MKWEGTKAITAPTTPVTENRQFGSKMTDSKYFTTTKKGEIFELKAELNSDKKEKKKEAVKKVIASMTVGKDVSALFPDVVNCMQTDNLELKKLVYLYLMNYAKSQPDMAIMAVNTFVKDCEDPNPLIRALAVRTMGCIRVDKITEYLCEPLRKCLKDEDPYVRKTAAVCVAKLHDINAQLVEDQGFLDTLKDLISDSNPMVVANAVAALSEIAESHPNSNLLDLNPQTINKLLTALNECTEWGQIFILDCLANYTPRDDRESQSICERVTPRLSHANSAVVLSAVKVLMKFMEMLPKDLDYYGTLLKKLAPPLVTLLSAEPELQYVALRNINLIVQRRPEILKHEMKVFFVKYNDPIYVKLEKLDIMIRLASQANIAQVLAELKEYATEVDVDFVRKAVRAIGRCAIKVEQSAERCVSTLLDLIQTKVNYVVQEAIVVIKDIFRKYPNKYESVIATLCENLDSLDEPEARAAMIWIVGEYAERIDNADELLESFLEGFHDESTQVQLQLLTAIVKLFLKKPTETQELVQQVLSLATQDSDNPDLRDRGYIYWRLLSTDPVAAKEVVLAEKPLISEETDLIEPTLLEELICHIGTLASVYHKPPSAFVEGSRGVQHKRLPGSAGSGESVDSPDTGSAAGVSEAPPAVIPSQGDLLGDLLNLDLTPPTATGPPPAPSSGMQMGAMDLLGGGLDSLMGDESEPLGGDLGGSPAMGAGFGAPAAAMPATFSAPVSGGLDDLFDLGGGVGMPMGAYSPPKTVWLPAMKAKGLEISGTFARRAGVIQMEMTLTNKAMSVMTDFAIQFNRNSFGLAPAGPLQVLTPLSPNQSIEVALPLSTVGPVMKMEPLSNLQVAVKNNIDVFYFSCQYPISMLFVEDGKMERQVFLATWKDIPNDNESQFQIKDCHLSSDAASSKLQGSNVFTIAKRTVEGQDMLYQSMKLTNGIWVLAELRVQAGNPNYTVSLKCRAPEVSQCVFQSYEAMLKN; translated from the exons ATGAAGTGGGAGGGGACGAAGGCCATCACAGCCCCTACTACGCCTGTCACG GAGAATCGACAATTTGGATCCAAGATGACGGACTCCAAGTACTTCACCACCACCAAGAAAG GTGAGATCTTTGAGCTCAAAGCAGAGCTTAACAGCGataagaaagagaagaagaaggaggctGTGAAGAAGGTCATTGCTTCTATGACAGTTGGAAAGGATGTTAG TGCTCTGTTCCCAGATGTTGTGAACTGCATGCAGACGGACAACCTGGAGCTGAAAAAGCTGGTCTACCTCTACCTGATGAACTATGCCAAGAGTCAGCCAGACATGGCTATCATGGCTGTTAACACCTTTGTAAAG GACTGTGAAGACCCTAACCCTCTAATCCGGGCCCTTGCTGTTCGTACAATGGGCTGCATCCGTGTGGACAAGATCACAGAGTACCTCTGTGAGCCGCTGAGGAAATGTCTGAAGGATGAAGACCCCTACGTGAGGAAGACGGCCGCTGTGTGTGTAGCAAAGCTGCATGATATCAACGCCCAGTTGGTCGAGGACCAAGGCTTCCTGGACACCCTTAAAGACCTCATATCGGACTCCAACCCCATG GTTGTAGCAAACGCAGTGGCTGCGCTGTCTGAGATAGCAGAGTCTCACCCAAACAGTAATCTACTGGACCTGAACCCTCAGACCATCAACAAGCTGCTGACAGCTTTAAATGAGTGTACAGAGTGGGGACAGATATTCATTCTTGACTGCCTGGCCAATTACACACCTCGTGATGATCGTGAGTCCCAAAG CATCTGTGAGCGTGTGACCCCGCGGCTCTCGCATGCAAACTCTGCAGTGGTGTTGTCAGCGGTTAAAGTTTTAATGAAGTTCATGGAAATGCTGCCCAAAGACTTGGACTACTACGGCACCCTGCTGAAGAAGCTCGCCCCTCCGCTGgtcactctcctctctgctgagcCTGAGCTGCAATATGTGGCCCTCAGAAACATCAACCTCATCGTACAGAGACG CCCAGAGATCCTGAAGCACGAGATGAAGGTTTTCTTTGTAAAGTACAATGACCCAATCTATGTCAAACTGGAGAAGCTGGACATCATGATTCGCCTAGCATCCCAAGCCAACATTGCCCAG GTCCTGGCTGAGCTGAAGGAGTACGCCACTGAGGTGGATGTGGACTTTGTCCGTAAAGCGGTCAGAGCTATTGGCCGCTGTGCCATCAAAGTAGAG CAATCAGCAGAGCGCTGTGTGAGCACACTGCTCGACCTCATCCAAACCAAGGTTAATTATGTGGTGCAGGAGGCCATTGTGGTCATCAAGGACATCTTCCGCAAGTACCCCAACAA GTATGAGAGTGTGATTGCCACTCTGTGTGAAAACCTGGACTCCCTGGATGAGCCGGAGGCACGCGCCGCCATGATCTGGATTGTGGGAGAGTACGCCGAGCGCATCGACAACGCCGATGAGCTGCTGGAGAGCTTTTTGGAGGGTTTCCACGATGAAAGCACTCAG GTGCAGCTGCAGCTACTGACGGCAATCGTCAAGTTGTTCCTGAAAAAGCCTACGGAGACACAGGAGCTAGTACAGCAGGTGTTGAGCCTTGCTAcacag GACTCTGATAACCCAGACCTCAGAGACCGCGGGTACATCTACTGGCGTCTGCTGTCCACAGACCCTGTGGCTGCTAAGGAGGTGGTTCTGGCCGAGAAGCCGCTGATCTCTGAGGAGACAGATCTGATTGAGCCCAcgctgctggaggagctcatCTGCCACATTGGTACTCTGGCCTCTGTCTACCACAAGCCTCCCAGTGCCTTTGTTGAGGGCAGCCGTGGTGTTCAGCACAAGAGACTCCCTGGCAGTGCTGGATC TGGAGAGAGTGTTGACAGCCCAGATacaggctctgctgctggagtttcTGAGGCGCCCCCTGCCGTCATCCCATCCCAGGGAGACCTCCTGGGAGATCTGCTTAATCTGGACCTGACGCCTCCTACTGCCACCGGACCACCACCAGCCCCCTCCTCTGGGATGCAGATGGGTGCTATGGACCTTCTTGGAGGTGGACTGGACAGCCTG ATGGGGGATGAGTCTGAGCCG CTTGGTGGAGACCTTGGAGGAAGTCCTGCT ATGGGGGCTGGTTTTGGTGCACCTGCAGCTGCAATGCCAGCCACTTTCAGTGCCCCTGTCAGCGGCGGTCTGGATGACCTGTTTGATCTGGGAGGTGGAGTTGGTATGCCCATGGGAGCCTACAGCCCCCCTAAAACA GTTTGGCTTCCAGCCATGAAGGCCAAGGGTCTGGAGATATCTGGCACGTTTGCCCGCCGAGCTGGGGTCATCCAAATGGAGATGACCCTCACTAATAAAGCTATGAGTGTCATGACTGATTTTGCCATCCAGTTTAACAGGAACAG CTTTGGTCTCGCTCCAGCTGGTCCACTCCAGGTTCTCACCCCTCTTAGCCCAAACCAGAGTATTGAAGTGGCCCTTCCCCTCAGCACTGTCGGACCTGTCATGAAGATGGAGCCTCTCAGTAACCTGCAG GTGGCTGTTAAGAACAACATTGACGTATTCTACTTCAGCTGCCAGTACCCCATCAGCATGCTGTTTGTAGAGGACGGGAAGATGG AGCGACAGGTGTTCCTCGCCACATGGAAAGACATTCCTAATGACAATGAGTCCCAGTTTCAGATCAAAGACTGCCATCTCAGCTCAG ATGCAGCCTCCAGCAAACTGCAGGGTAGCAACGTCTTCACCATAGCCAAGCGTACAGTGGAGGGTCAGGACATGCTGTATCAGTCCATGAAACTCACCAATGGCATCTGGGTGCTGGCTGAGCTGAGGGTGCAGGCAGGAAATCCAAACTACACG